The Watersipora subatra chromosome 7, tzWatSuba1.1, whole genome shotgun sequence genomic interval ACTGCTAGAAGCCTGGAACATACATTATAGGATAGTTTTATTAGTCGATATGATGTTATAACCCTATCAACACAGTTCTTTCAATTTGGATGGTAAAAACATTACTTTcaaaagatatattttttatttttcaaagctCCAAGAGTTgccactaataataataatacttttcaTGAACTGAGCCATGAAAACAACACTGCATTAATAATCATAAACCATCAACGTGTTCTGTATATGGTTTGAAGGTGGATTTTTAAGTAGAATAGAGGTTTTTAAGGTAGTGTTAAAAGATTGACCTTTAGTAAGACTATTCTAGTAATAAGACTTTtagtatagttattaaaataaaaatatgaccCATGTTTTTATTGATAGCCTCTGTGCATTTGATAGTTTCTATGTAGTTAATTCTAGCTATAAGACTCAATATATGTATAGTAAACAAGCCATTAAAGATACAATGACTCAAATGTAACAAAATGGTTTCTCTCaattgttaattttaaaagCGTATGTAACATACAATTGTTCTGAGACCTCCATTGTATTGCGTGGGTTTTTTGTTCCATGTCTATTTGTGAAACCATAAACAACAATCTGCATGACACTTTTTACTCATGTTTAATCTATTTTCTTTCTCTCACAGTTTTGTTTATCCCTCTCTTTTGTTTTTATCCATTTTCATCAGAAATCATAATAGATGGTAATTTAGTTTTATAGTTCATAATAGAACATATTGTTTTTTCATAGAAAAGTCATTTAGTAGAAGGCTAAATAAAATATCTTTCCTTCcaagctatttaaattgattgaCCGATTATACTTGTAGCTCTGCATTGTTTATTGTAGCAGCATattgtattaatatattaaaaatatataattaaccATAGTTGCACGCCTACTAGCTAGTCCTATCTGACAAAAGCAGAAAGAGAAATTACTGAAACAGCTATGGTGTTTGCTTTGTTTTTGTggacaaagttttttaaaagttctTTGCACAAGCATTATTGAGTGTTACACCAATAATTGTTTGCATTTTAGGTGagtcaaaatttttatcattttctacAATTTTTACCGACTGACCATCAATGACATGGTGGTCCGAAGACATGCAGGCGAATCAGTGGTCTTTTTCTAACACTATGTTTTGCATATCTTTTATTGCTTCACACGAAGATTGCTTGATGACAGTCGGGATTCATTAGTGAAAAAATAGATCATTTATTTATTAGATGCGATAGTCATAGGAGACGCTAAAAAGCCAAAGTATTCCTTACTTGTCAATTGGGTGGGCTTAAAATATTTGTCACAGCAATTTTTTCCTAGGTTAGCATTGAATGCATCACCTAATTGTCTATTGGCAAAGCTTATTGGTTCAAGGAAGATGTTATAATTGATTAAAACTTGTTAGAAAGTAATGCTTGTTGATTAGCTGTTTAAAAATTCACAGTTTATGCATTACTCTTAATTCACTCTTTAATCACTTATGAATAACAGCCCTGTGCACTCCGCTGACCAGGCCGTTGTCCCTGGTAATAGGAATATGATAAAAAGTGAATGTTTGAGCAGGTCAGAGATAGCAAGGACCGAGAGGTTTGGGCGACCCAAAAGAAGGAGGGAACTCACAGATGAACAGAAGCAGGAGATTCGTGAAGCTTTTGAACTGTTTGACTCCGACAAGGATCGTATGATCGACTACCATGAACTTAAAGTTAGTCAATTATGTTTTatgtacagttttatttttacttttagcTTGAATATAGTGCAGGTTGTAGTTGCTTTGAGAAATTGTGTTAGTACAGTTCTTCTTGGGTCAATGTATTGGGtagaaaaagtgtttttggtATTTCATCAAGTGAACTTCATAAAGGAGTTGTCTTCACATGTCATCTGATGTGTGGCATGAGTAAACAACTAATTTGTAAGGCTAACTTGATGAAATATTGGTTGAAATCAGTGATATTTAACCGCACATTAAATCCGAAATACAACATGTTAATAATACATTTATCTTTTCTCGATCACTTTTGAATAACTTGGTGGTAAGCAAACCGTCAACGCTTATTGACAATAACTTTCATTGACCAAACCTAAAAAGTTTGATGTCTTTTTCCTTTATTTTTCTCATTGTAATGCTTGTATCCATGGTGAATCTGATGCACTAGTATCTGTCAAGGTGAATATTTGTTGTCATGTAGGTCTCCCTCAAGGCTCTTGGTTTTGAGAGAAAGAAAGCTGAGGTTCTTAAAATCTTGCGGGACTATGACAAGGACAACAGTGGTAAAATAGGATTTGATGACTTCAATGAAGTTGGTAAGGAAATGGTGATATCTAACACATCAGCATAGCTTGATGGTTGATGCCCTTTTAGATATATAACATGTAGGCATGTATTTCTTACATAATATTTCGTTTTCCTCTGCTAAAAATCGCAGAGGAACCAAAAGTGGTTTACAACAAAACCTAAAGGAGTTCTTATCAGAAGTTCAGGGAGGGCAGTTCTATGATCATTTTTGTATTCTAGTTTATTGAACTTCAAATCTTTTAGTGAGTCTGAAGCTAAAAACATAAATATctctatttataaatttcagTCTTTGTCTTtctgttaaaccctgtgtccttatgaccctgtgtccagttatagcaattaaagttgattttttagcaattttagtttgaaaacctttacagtttttttatcttttctcttaatttttttcaacttacaaaacattttttcatgatataaagcttgaaagttaaaatgggaGCTGTTGTtatatgggtcgcggtcacagaaaccatggttaagtcgcaaatcacgaagttgagttattcgactttaaagttgcactaactgaatttataattttggtaaggaTTTTTGTAGCACGTgcttctggaccaatcaaaaagtgatctttctgaatctgaagtcagtttagataataaatgtcttaaaacctcggaaaaaacccttaaaaccgttgctatgctaaacgggaagtactgaaaaattgcgtccgaaaaacgtaatcgtttcttttttgccgatttgagggataattctgacattttggacacttataatgagtactttggtattccaactgatgcccaaagcagtgtaagtaaagggaatgaccatgatatattcctaacctttcttataagatttttacaatatttaattataagaataattattcgattttataagatttgattataagaaaaattattcgaatttgcaagatcaaagtatagagtgaccgatgatgtgcaatatgttactgttattattttttaaacattttgttgatcatactatatatcatatcatataccgcggcactgccaagccgtttttaatatctgcaaaattaggtaatacattttcttatagatatacagccatttctatgacaaccagccaaaacctgtttagatttttaaattcagcataatgtttttgatataaagacagaaatctagataaatatcacaacctcttaatattggttgctatgatgtttcgaaatgtaaacaaaactgtgcatcggttttcgtttctcagactttaacaccagttttctcggaactatgtttttgcactgattgtaaacatgcattcagtttattgaccataaaatctgctgtaattaagctagaattaaaattttttttgcaaaataaatgagaattttctccttctgttaatgcaaataactctaaatcttataatcccgacttaaccatggtttctgtgatcatgacacatatgttaaataaaaataaattttctgtacaaaaactttttttattacccgggtaatGCTTGGCATTCGgctactacatatatattattgttttgcTGTATTCTGTCTGTCTGCGTGTCCAGTCATAGCGatgaagttttaggaatgaaaaatttgCTGCGCACcagatttgaactcaaaacctccagttctgcagacaggcatttatccaatacactgtAGTTGAATAaatgtgcacatacttattacaacaGTCAATCATTAATGGCTTCACGTTTAGCACTTCAGCTAGCGTTATATGTAAAGTCATATCAGAAGGAAAATATGTGCGTATACGTGAAGAAAAATGCTAAAACTCACATGGCCAACAGGACTATTGCAATCTGAATAGATCTGTATTAGGCACTGCAGCCAGTAAATAAACATAGTAATAAA includes:
- the LOC137401205 gene encoding centrin-3-like; this translates as MSSVRSEIARTERFGRPKRRRELTDEQKQEIREAFELFDSDKDRMIDYHELKVSLKALGFERKKAEVLKILRDYDKDNSGKIGFDDFNEVVTDMMLDRDPEEEMSKAFTLFDDDNSGKISLRNLRRVARDLGETIDDDELRAMIDEFDLDQDGEISMEEFLAIMTGDTL